A single window of Anser cygnoides isolate HZ-2024a breed goose chromosome 12, Taihu_goose_T2T_genome, whole genome shotgun sequence DNA harbors:
- the IRX6 gene encoding iroquois-class homeodomain protein IRX-6, with amino-acid sequence MSFSQFGYPYSTTAQFLVPGSPSTTCCEAAPRPGPDAASAPASAAAASLCCAPYEGRLLGMYGAPYPGGQGYGNYLPYSAEPAAIYTALNPQYELKDGTGGPLPSGMAQPAAYYPYEPALGQYPYDRYGTGDLGGSARRKNATRETTSTLKTWLYEHRKNPYPTKGEKIMLAIITKMTLTQVSTWFANARRRLKKENKMTWAPKPRGGDERKGSPAGGAGAERRSCGLSDLEEDEEEEEEEEDEEQEARKADKSRPGSLLEAPSLAPRSDCSLPGPFRALPCARGPAADTPLAAPPPPPPPPPPYAPAEKPRIWSLARTAARRGSPEGGGGAPDLPPTPKALRGSPLGLQQLPAALRRPGEPGGPGAPGGPQGTRSGGAGGPGGGGAA; translated from the exons ATGTCCTTCTCCCAGTTCGGATACCCCTACAGCACCACCGCGCAG TTCCTGGTgccgggcagccccagcacgacCTGCTGCgaggccgccccccgccccgggccggatgcggcctcggccccggcctccgccgccgccgcctccctgTGCTGCGCCCCGTACGAGGGCCGGCTGCTGGGCATGTACGGCGCCCCGTACCCCGGCGGCCAGGGCTACGGCAACTACCTGCCCTACAGCGCCGAGCCCGCGGCCATCTACACCGCGCTG AACCCCCAGTACGAGCTGAAGGACGGCACCGGCGGCCCCCTGCCCTCGGGGATGGCGCAGCCCGCCGCCTACTACCCCTACGAGCCGGCCCTGGGGCAGTACCCGTACGACAG GTACGGGACGGGGGACTTGGGCGGCTCGGCCAGGCGCAAGAACGCCACCCGGGAGACCACCAGCACCCTGAAGACGTGGCTGTACGAGCACCGCAAGAACCCCTACCCCACCAAGGGCGAGAAGATCATGCTGGCCATCATCACCAAGATGACCCTCACCCAGGTCTCCACCTGGTTCGCCAACGCGCGGCGGAGGCTCAAGAAGGAGAACAAGATGACCTGGGCCCCCaaaccccgggggggggacgagAGGAAGGGGAGcccggcggggggcgcgggcgcAG AGCGGCGGAGCTGCGGGCTCAGCGACctggaggaggacgaggaggaggaggaggaggaggaagacgaggAGCAGGAGGCGCGCAAGGCGGACAAGAGCCGGCCCGGCTCCTTGCTGGAagcccccagcctggccccgcGGAGCGACTGCAGCCTGCCCGGCCCCTTCCGAGCCCTCCCCTGCGCCAGGGGCCCGGCTGCGGACACCCCCCTGGCcgcccccccgccacccccgcccccgccgcccccctaCGCGCCCGCGGAAAAGCCGCGCATCTGGTCGCTGGCGCGCACGGCTGCGCgcaggggcagccccgaggggggcggcggggcgccggACCTGCCCCCGACCCCAAAAGCGCTGCGGGGCTcccccctggggctgcagcagctccccgcgGCTCTCCGCCGCCCCGGCGaaccgggggggccgggggcaccggggggaccccaagggacccgcagcggcggggccggggggcccggggggggcggcgcggcctGA